The Pseudobythopirellula maris genome has a window encoding:
- a CDS encoding DASS family sodium-coupled anion symporter, whose product MPESTSPQAEPRNLIRLWFCVAVGVALWFSPAPEGLSTPAWHTAAVFAATIMGFLLRPLPMGPCVMIGLLALATTGVFYDASHPNSQAAIAWRDVMGLSNPQTMTPYATNGLEIPSWQVRLKESFAYSLTGFANTTVWLVVAAFLVAGAMIRTGLGRRIALTMISRLGGTTLGLGYAITLAELCLAPFIPSNTARGGGVMAPIVNSLSHALGSTAEENPRRAGAYLTLVGAHANLIAAAMFLTGMAANPLVSAAASDVFGVQFGWGRWILGALAPGLVSMAILPLFIYGVCKPQADCSGAAREEARSELRDMGAWTPKQATMATVLAGMLLLWATGPLQKAWLGASLPTAMVALLGVAALVVLGVERWKDVIGNAAAWDALIWLGGLVTMASALKATGFVAWLADRVGAEVTGLPPLTTAIVLAIVYFYSMYAFSMLTGHILAFAAVFFSVALSVGAPPLLMVALVAYFSNLCGCTTNYSSGPVVIYYGLGYVSANRWFAVGWFVSLLHLAVWLGVGLPYWKMLGWW is encoded by the coding sequence ATGCCCGAATCCACTTCTCCACAAGCCGAACCGCGCAACCTCATCCGCCTGTGGTTCTGCGTGGCGGTCGGCGTGGCGCTGTGGTTCTCGCCGGCGCCGGAGGGCCTCAGCACGCCGGCGTGGCACACCGCCGCCGTGTTCGCGGCGACGATCATGGGCTTCCTGCTGCGGCCGTTGCCGATGGGGCCATGTGTCATGATCGGGCTGCTTGCGCTCGCTACGACCGGCGTCTTCTATGATGCGAGCCATCCCAATTCGCAAGCGGCCATCGCTTGGCGAGACGTCATGGGGCTATCAAATCCTCAGACAATGACTCCATACGCAACGAACGGTCTGGAAATTCCCTCTTGGCAAGTACGTTTGAAGGAATCCTTCGCCTACTCCCTGACCGGATTCGCCAACACGACCGTCTGGCTCGTCGTCGCCGCGTTCCTCGTCGCCGGGGCGATGATCCGCACCGGGCTCGGCCGCCGGATTGCGCTGACGATGATCAGCCGCCTGGGCGGCACGACGCTCGGGCTCGGCTACGCCATCACGCTGGCCGAGCTCTGCCTCGCCCCCTTCATCCCGTCGAACACCGCCCGCGGCGGCGGCGTCATGGCGCCGATCGTCAACTCGCTGTCGCACGCCTTGGGCTCGACGGCCGAAGAGAACCCACGCCGGGCGGGGGCGTACCTCACTTTGGTCGGCGCCCACGCCAACCTCATCGCCGCGGCGATGTTCCTCACCGGCATGGCCGCCAACCCGCTGGTGAGCGCCGCCGCCAGCGACGTGTTCGGCGTCCAGTTCGGCTGGGGCCGCTGGATCCTGGGGGCGTTGGCGCCGGGGCTCGTGAGCATGGCGATCTTGCCGCTGTTCATCTATGGGGTGTGCAAGCCGCAGGCCGATTGCTCCGGCGCCGCGAGGGAAGAGGCCCGCAGCGAATTGCGCGACATGGGCGCCTGGACCCCCAAGCAGGCGACGATGGCCACGGTGCTCGCAGGCATGCTGCTGCTGTGGGCGACGGGCCCGCTGCAGAAGGCATGGCTCGGTGCGTCGTTGCCCACGGCGATGGTGGCATTGTTGGGCGTGGCGGCTCTCGTTGTGCTGGGCGTCGAGCGCTGGAAAGACGTTATCGGCAACGCCGCCGCCTGGGACGCGCTGATCTGGCTCGGCGGGTTGGTGACCATGGCCTCGGCGCTCAAGGCGACCGGCTTCGTCGCCTGGCTCGCCGACCGGGTCGGCGCCGAGGTGACCGGCCTGCCGCCACTCACCACGGCCATCGTGCTAGCCATCGTCTACTTCTATTCGATGTACGCCTTCTCGATGCTCACGGGCCACATCCTGGCGTTCGCCGCGGTCTTCTTCTCGGTCGCCCTGTCGGTCGGCGCCCCGCCGCTGCTGATGGTCGCGCTGGTGGCCTACTTCTCGAACCTGTGCGGCTGCACGACCAACTACTCCAGCGGCCCGGTGGTGATCTACTACGGCCTGGGCTACGTGTCGGCCAACCGCTGGTTCGCGGTCGGCTGGTTCGTCTCGCTGCTGCACCTGGCCGTGTGGTTAGGCGTGGGTCTGCCTTACTGGAAGATGTTGGGGTGGTGGTAG
- a CDS encoding TIGR00282 family metallophosphoesterase, protein MRFLFIGDIVGKPGRVIVQRALPGLIEAEGLDLVIANAENAAAGSGMTPKIYKELMGAGVDAVTLGDHVFRRREIFPTLESETNIVRPANLPKEAVGRRWATVTTKDGTPVAFCCLLGQLFMKPIDSPWRAADALLAEMPSDIKVRFVDFHVEATSEAQIMGRYLDGRVTAVLGTHTHVATADERLLPGGTAFQCDVGMTGPHESILGRRIERVMAATLTGMPHPFDVADEDVVLNGSIVDCDPETGLATAIRRLRVDQTRADELAQD, encoded by the coding sequence ATGCGATTTCTCTTCATCGGCGACATCGTCGGCAAGCCCGGGCGGGTGATCGTGCAGCGCGCTCTGCCGGGGCTGATCGAAGCCGAGGGCCTCGACTTGGTGATCGCCAACGCCGAGAACGCGGCTGCCGGCTCGGGCATGACGCCTAAGATCTACAAGGAGCTGATGGGCGCGGGGGTCGACGCGGTCACGCTCGGCGACCACGTGTTCAGGCGCCGCGAGATCTTCCCCACGCTCGAGAGCGAGACGAACATCGTCCGGCCCGCCAACCTGCCCAAGGAGGCGGTCGGGCGGCGCTGGGCCACCGTGACGACGAAGGACGGCACGCCGGTCGCTTTTTGCTGCCTGCTGGGCCAGCTCTTCATGAAGCCGATCGACAGCCCGTGGCGCGCCGCCGACGCGCTGCTGGCCGAAATGCCTTCCGACATCAAGGTGCGGTTTGTCGATTTCCACGTCGAGGCCACCAGCGAGGCGCAGATCATGGGCCGCTACCTCGACGGCCGGGTGACCGCCGTGCTGGGCACCCACACCCATGTCGCCACCGCCGACGAACGCCTGCTGCCCGGCGGCACGGCTTTCCAGTGCGACGTCGGCATGACCGGACCGCACGAGAGCATCCTCGGCCGACGGATCGAGCGCGTGATGGCGGCCACGCTGACCGGCATGCCCCACCCGTTCGACGTGGCCGACGAGGACGTCGTGCTCAACGGCTCGATCGTCGACTGCGACCCCGAGACCGGCCTGGCGACGGCGATCCGCCGGCTGCGTGTCGACCAAACGCGGGCCGATGAATTGGCCCAAGACTGA
- the tilS gene encoding tRNA lysidine(34) synthetase TilS, with the protein MGWLPAGNQRTQETHTVLSHPPRDSEACFEPTGDPFERAVAEAWPAAEWRDVNVLVAVSGGGDSLALMRALASLARARPGKGGLIVAHFNHALRGEESQGDQRLVASLCSQLGLPLETDSAQGEARSEESARDERYAFFRAAADRLGARFVATAHTADDQVETVLFRLLRGAGLGGAAGTPRCRVLSPSCTVVRPMLGLQGADALAYLKRLGQDHRHDSSNDSRHFTRNWLRGELLPQIRERMGEGVDEAVLRFAEQAAEAQLFIAAEAARLLELAQMPAGSPGAVRLACEPLSEASALLAREAIKLAWRRAGWPEGAMAARHWAELLAIARGDSAASDMPGAIHALVEGRGGRRAMVLAPKRGQ; encoded by the coding sequence ATGGGTTGGCTTCCGGCGGGGAACCAACGCACCCAAGAAACACACACCGTATTGAGCCACCCGCCACGCGACTCCGAAGCCTGCTTTGAGCCGACAGGCGACCCCTTCGAGCGGGCCGTGGCCGAGGCGTGGCCCGCCGCCGAATGGCGAGATGTGAACGTCTTGGTCGCCGTTTCAGGGGGGGGCGACAGCTTGGCGTTGATGCGAGCGTTGGCGTCGCTTGCGCGGGCTAGGCCCGGCAAGGGCGGTCTGATCGTGGCCCATTTCAACCACGCCTTGCGCGGGGAAGAATCACAGGGCGATCAGCGGCTCGTTGCCTCGCTTTGCTCGCAATTGGGGCTGCCGCTCGAGACCGATTCCGCTCAGGGCGAAGCCCGCAGTGAAGAATCGGCCCGGGACGAGCGATACGCGTTTTTCCGCGCCGCGGCCGATCGGCTGGGGGCTCGTTTCGTCGCCACGGCCCACACGGCCGACGACCAGGTGGAAACAGTGCTGTTCCGCCTGCTGCGTGGCGCAGGGCTCGGAGGCGCTGCGGGCACGCCCCGCTGCCGGGTGTTGAGCCCCAGCTGCACGGTCGTCCGGCCGATGCTCGGCCTACAGGGCGCCGATGCGCTCGCGTATCTAAAGCGGCTCGGCCAAGACCACCGCCACGACTCGTCGAATGACTCGCGTCATTTCACCCGCAACTGGCTCCGTGGAGAATTGCTGCCTCAGATCCGCGAGCGGATGGGGGAAGGAGTCGACGAGGCGGTACTTCGCTTTGCCGAGCAGGCGGCCGAGGCCCAGCTCTTCATCGCCGCCGAGGCGGCGCGTTTGCTCGAATTGGCTCAGATGCCGGCGGGCAGCCCCGGTGCTGTGCGGCTCGCTTGCGAGCCGTTGTCCGAGGCGTCAGCGTTGCTGGCGCGCGAGGCGATCAAGCTCGCGTGGCGGCGGGCGGGCTGGCCCGAGGGGGCGATGGCCGCCCGTCATTGGGCCGAACTGCTAGCGATCGCTCGGGGGGATTCGGCCGCCAGCGATATGCCGGGGGCGATTCACGCCCTGGTGGAGGGTCGCGGCGGCCGCCGAGCCATGGTGCTGGCGCCGAAGCGGGGTCAGTAG
- the dapF gene encoding diaminopimelate epimerase yields MRFTKMQGAGNDYVYVDCFSETAPSDPAELARRVSDRHFGVGADGLVLIGPSDKADAEMRMFNADGSASQMCGNAVRCVAKYLYDHGRCTKETLTVESFGETYPLDLVVEGGKVTRVRVDMGEPILDPAKVPTRLKANQEGAVCDADLTIGDRLLKVTAVSMGNPHCVEFVPELPEPGAPHDLVVNYGPHLENHEMFPERVNAEFVELISPTRVRQRTWERGSGETLACGTGASAVCVAGVLSGRTERKITVELLGGELELEWNESDNRVYKTGPAVEVFTGEWPE; encoded by the coding sequence ATGCGCTTCACCAAGATGCAAGGCGCCGGCAACGACTACGTTTACGTCGATTGCTTTTCCGAGACGGCGCCTAGCGACCCGGCCGAGCTGGCCCGCCGCGTGTCGGATCGCCACTTCGGCGTTGGCGCCGACGGGCTCGTGCTCATCGGCCCGAGCGACAAAGCCGACGCCGAGATGCGCATGTTCAACGCCGACGGCTCCGCGTCGCAAATGTGCGGCAACGCCGTGCGGTGCGTCGCCAAGTACCTTTACGACCACGGTCGCTGCACCAAGGAAACGCTCACGGTCGAGTCGTTCGGTGAGACCTATCCGCTCGACCTCGTGGTCGAGGGGGGCAAGGTGACGCGTGTGCGCGTCGACATGGGCGAGCCGATCCTCGACCCCGCCAAGGTCCCCACGCGGCTGAAGGCCAACCAAGAGGGCGCCGTCTGCGACGCCGACCTGACGATCGGCGACCGGCTGCTCAAGGTCACCGCCGTCTCGATGGGCAACCCGCACTGCGTGGAGTTCGTGCCCGAGCTGCCCGAACCGGGCGCGCCGCACGACCTGGTGGTCAATTACGGGCCGCACCTCGAGAACCACGAGATGTTCCCCGAGAGGGTGAACGCCGAGTTTGTCGAACTCATCTCTCCCACCCGGGTGAGGCAGCGCACCTGGGAGCGTGGGTCGGGCGAAACGCTGGCCTGCGGCACCGGCGCGAGCGCCGTCTGCGTTGCTGGGGTGCTCTCCGGCCGCACCGAACGGAAGATCACGGTCGAGTTGTTGGGCGGCGAGCTCGAATTGGAGTGGAACGAGTCCGACAACCGCGTGTACAAGACCGGCCCGGCGGTGGAGGTATTCACCGGCGAGTGGCCCGAGTGA
- a CDS encoding lactate racemase domain-containing protein has protein sequence MTTHYAHGAADAVITDDQIRAALEETLAKLGPRERVLAVPPDYTRSHSYAGPITCMLHDLLGEKLVDVLPALGTHFAMTDAELDAMFPSLPRDLIRVHRWRDDVVTLGEVPADFVSEVTEGNWTEAWPAQTNRLLVEGGHDLIVSVGQVVPHEVIGMANYNKNIFVGAGGVRGINESHFLSAAYGMERVMGRADNPLRQILNHAQDKFCQEMPLLYVLTVVSDGQVRGLYIGDDVDCFEQAAALSLEVNFDLLPEQPKKMVVYLDPEEFKSTWLGNKAIYRTRMAIADDGELIILAPGVREFGEDPEIDRLIRKHGYRTTPEVLKKVEDDPELRANLSAAAHLIHGSPEGRFSVTYCPGKLSREEIEGVGYQYGDLIKSLGKYDPKQMRPGWNGEGDDRFYYIANPALGLWAHRSRLPE, from the coding sequence ATGACGACCCACTACGCCCACGGCGCCGCCGACGCCGTGATCACCGACGACCAGATCCGCGCGGCACTCGAGGAGACACTCGCCAAGCTCGGCCCGCGCGAACGGGTCTTGGCCGTTCCGCCCGACTACACGCGCAGCCACAGCTACGCCGGGCCGATCACCTGCATGCTGCACGACCTGCTGGGCGAGAAGCTCGTCGACGTGCTCCCCGCGCTCGGCACCCACTTCGCGATGACCGACGCGGAACTCGACGCGATGTTCCCCTCGCTCCCGCGCGACCTGATTCGGGTGCATCGCTGGCGCGACGACGTGGTGACGCTCGGCGAGGTGCCAGCCGACTTCGTGAGCGAGGTGACCGAGGGCAACTGGACCGAGGCGTGGCCCGCCCAGACCAACCGGCTGCTGGTCGAAGGGGGCCACGACCTGATCGTCTCGGTCGGCCAGGTCGTGCCGCACGAGGTGATCGGCATGGCCAACTACAACAAGAACATCTTCGTCGGCGCCGGCGGCGTACGCGGCATCAACGAGAGCCATTTTCTCTCGGCCGCCTACGGCATGGAGCGCGTCATGGGCCGGGCCGACAACCCGCTACGCCAGATCCTCAACCACGCCCAAGACAAGTTCTGCCAAGAGATGCCGCTGCTGTACGTGCTCACCGTCGTGAGCGACGGCCAGGTGCGCGGCCTGTACATCGGCGACGACGTCGACTGCTTCGAGCAAGCCGCCGCGTTGTCGCTCGAAGTGAACTTCGATCTTTTGCCCGAGCAGCCGAAGAAGATGGTTGTCTACCTCGACCCCGAGGAGTTCAAGAGCACCTGGCTGGGGAACAAAGCGATTTACCGCACTCGGATGGCGATCGCCGACGACGGCGAATTGATCATCTTGGCGCCGGGCGTGCGCGAGTTCGGCGAGGACCCCGAGATCGACCGCCTGATCCGCAAGCACGGCTACCGCACCACGCCGGAGGTCCTCAAGAAGGTCGAAGACGACCCCGAGCTGCGGGCCAACCTGTCGGCCGCCGCACACCTGATACACGGCTCGCCCGAAGGGCGGTTCAGCGTCACCTACTGCCCGGGCAAGCTTTCGCGTGAAGAGATCGAGGGCGTGGGCTACCAGTACGGCGACCTGATCAAGTCGCTCGGCAAGTACGACCCCAAGCAGATGCGCCCCGGCTGGAACGGCGAAGGGGACGACCGCTTTTACTACATCGCCAACCCGGCGTTGGGGCTTTGGGCGCACCGCTCGCGGCTGCCGGAATAA
- the rny gene encoding ribonuclease Y, translating into MEPILMLAGFAASAGLGIGGTLLLGRLRKWDAEKEASQIIERAEMQAQARHKDAEIEAKELAMAEKSKIEEQMNSVRQQLHERERQLDKQEDVLQSRASQLEKQEKMVESNQRRLAEQLEDAGRRQSELDDLLDVERQTLHQLSGLSAEEATKQLLERLDTELANEQGARIMRAEKALAEKCDAKAKELLITSVQRFAAAHTAEATTSTVDIPSDEMKGRIIGREGRNIRSFEKETGVDVIIDDTPGVVIVSSFDPVRREVARIALGKLIADGRIHPTRIEELVKETEVEVEGEIKRFGEEAAQEVGVHGLHDKVIHLLGRLRYRTSYSQNVLRHSIEVAFVTGLLAEEMGYDGDLARRAGLLHDIGKAADHDAEGGHPKIGADLLKRYGENEVVVHAALGHHDDIRPDMPYTVMCAAADACSASRPGARRETLDRYIKRMQELEAIATGFQGVHQAFAIQAGREVRVIANTKQTTDESAAKICRDIAQAFEKQLTYPGEIRVTMIRESRFTGTAK; encoded by the coding sequence ATGGAACCGATTTTAATGCTGGCGGGATTCGCCGCTTCAGCGGGCCTCGGCATCGGCGGCACCTTGCTGCTGGGCCGCCTGCGCAAGTGGGACGCCGAGAAGGAAGCTTCGCAGATCATCGAGCGGGCCGAGATGCAAGCCCAGGCTCGTCACAAGGACGCCGAGATCGAGGCCAAGGAATTGGCCATGGCTGAAAAATCGAAGATCGAGGAGCAGATGAACAGCGTGCGGCAGCAGCTGCACGAGCGTGAGCGGCAGCTCGACAAGCAAGAAGACGTGCTACAGAGCCGCGCCTCGCAGCTCGAGAAGCAGGAGAAAATGGTCGAGAGCAACCAGCGCCGCCTGGCCGAGCAGCTCGAAGACGCCGGGCGCCGCCAGTCGGAGCTCGACGACCTGCTGGACGTTGAACGTCAGACCCTGCACCAACTCAGCGGCCTCAGCGCCGAGGAGGCGACCAAGCAGCTGTTGGAGCGGCTCGACACGGAGCTCGCCAACGAGCAGGGCGCCCGCATCATGCGTGCTGAGAAGGCCCTGGCCGAGAAGTGCGACGCCAAGGCCAAGGAACTGCTGATCACCAGCGTGCAACGCTTCGCCGCCGCCCACACCGCCGAGGCGACCACGAGCACGGTCGACATCCCCAGTGACGAGATGAAGGGCCGCATCATCGGCCGCGAGGGGCGCAACATCCGCTCCTTCGAGAAGGAGACCGGTGTCGACGTCATTATCGACGACACGCCCGGCGTGGTGATCGTCAGCTCGTTCGACCCCGTGCGCCGCGAAGTGGCCCGCATCGCGCTGGGCAAGCTGATCGCCGACGGCCGCATCCATCCCACACGCATTGAAGAGCTGGTCAAAGAGACCGAGGTCGAGGTTGAGGGCGAGATCAAGCGGTTCGGCGAGGAAGCGGCCCAAGAGGTCGGCGTCCACGGCCTGCACGACAAGGTGATCCACCTGCTCGGCCGGCTGCGCTACCGCACGAGCTACAGCCAGAACGTGCTGCGGCACTCGATCGAGGTCGCTTTCGTCACTGGCCTGTTGGCCGAGGAGATGGGCTACGACGGCGACTTGGCCCGCCGCGCCGGCCTGCTGCACGACATCGGCAAGGCGGCCGACCACGACGCCGAGGGTGGGCACCCGAAGATAGGCGCCGACCTCCTCAAACGCTACGGCGAGAACGAAGTGGTGGTCCACGCCGCCCTCGGCCACCACGACGACATCCGCCCCGACATGCCGTACACCGTCATGTGCGCCGCGGCCGACGCCTGCAGCGCGTCGCGTCCCGGCGCCCGCCGCGAGACGCTCGACCGCTACATCAAGCGGATGCAGGAGCTCGAGGCGATCGCCACCGGCTTCCAGGGCGTCCACCAGGCGTTCGCCATCCAGGCGGGCCGCGAGGTGCGTGTGATCGCCAACACGAAGCAGACGACCGACGAGTCGGCCGCCAAGATCTGCCGTGACATCGCCCAGGCATTCGAGAAGCAGCTCACGTACCCGGGCGAGATCCGCGTGACGATGATCCGTGAGTCGCGTTTCACGGGCACCGCGAAGTAG
- a CDS encoding AsmA-like C-terminal region-containing protein: MFKGVIALGVAAALGLGAYLYLRLDEETRRIAEHSIAASFPDMAVRVGSARFVTGSGVVMYDVELAERVGAGGQRPVLVVEEVRLQGEFDVGSLLSGKPSVEHVVLKRPRLHAVRRPGGEWNFAAMKSTKEGDCAPRVTVTDATLLVEDEASPGKPPRVVQNVNLKVTPVTQKPGAPPSEHYRFEASADDVIAARLEASGEFDAASGALSVNAQAERFAISDSLIAWLPAAIPLGLAPSELRGLLDGGLSVSRPSSSAPLAWRANFRVSQGTIRHPRLGAPITDLSIEGACDNQRLSVARLEGLLGDTHFVAACNREGWSLFSPLAARCRVDGLDLDRLPRQGLPESAQRLLARFDPHGVVDVTASVAFDGARWRPEATIDCRRVSFRDAEKFDYRLTQGTGRLTVAPDETNAAQSVGPLGLPPCRLAADLTAQVEGRPVQIRAQLHGLGLPGPAVKPMPVGWITIDSESTPVTPAVLAALPEDKAKLVIESLHPRGWVDIHWRADRTGVDQAKPDIALDMRLRDCELSYDRFPYPLQHVDGDLRLRDDVWEFTDLESKDAAGRKLVSCHGGLAPKDDSHRLMLYFHGETIPLDERLRAALPEGVQTAWAGLLPRGQVDFAAHVSHLEGEPRPDIRVSLRPAGRSVSIEPAFSDRSARYRLDQVDGQFEWYNDALTMTEVRAVHGATSFRTNGAWQALPNGGWRLRFEGLSADRLAFNHDLMLAAPAGLRGVIERLKPVGGFGLSGGAFEAVQASNAAPQLTTSWDIGVDCHQANINAGLPIEGLCGTVRLRGSSDGRQVSTGGDFDFDSLFWNNVQLTEARGLLWADGAEFLIGEGAANKQRIAPAPAATAKAYGGELRLNARLEHAGRPKYGLAMTIEGADLARFASEYLQRQESLTGRVDGRLELRGDGPSIYGLEGRGEMTISDAQVYELPLMVSMLKVLRNRTPDATAFNRCESKFTLRGDVIEFQDLDLLGDAVSLYGRGEAKFDRELNLVFHSLVGRNELAIPVLRNFVGQASEQFWRVRVLGTTDKPDIRRETLPVVGNMLEQIQNDFQPSPRGAPGAAAPYTAGPAPARAAPTSPGNYVQ, from the coding sequence GTGTTTAAGGGGGTCATCGCCCTCGGGGTGGCGGCTGCGCTCGGACTGGGGGCGTACCTCTACTTGCGGCTCGATGAAGAGACCCGCCGCATCGCCGAGCACTCGATCGCCGCCAGCTTTCCCGACATGGCGGTGCGGGTCGGATCGGCTCGATTCGTCACGGGCTCCGGCGTGGTGATGTACGACGTCGAGCTCGCCGAACGCGTCGGGGCGGGCGGACAGCGGCCGGTGCTCGTTGTCGAGGAGGTGCGGCTGCAAGGAGAGTTTGATGTCGGCAGTCTGCTGAGCGGCAAGCCAAGCGTCGAGCACGTCGTGCTCAAGCGGCCGCGATTGCACGCCGTGCGACGTCCGGGCGGGGAGTGGAACTTCGCCGCCATGAAGTCAACCAAAGAGGGCGACTGCGCCCCGCGTGTGACCGTGACCGACGCCACGCTGCTGGTCGAGGACGAAGCGTCCCCCGGCAAACCGCCGCGGGTCGTGCAGAACGTGAACCTTAAGGTCACGCCCGTAACGCAAAAGCCCGGCGCGCCGCCGAGCGAGCACTACCGGTTCGAGGCGAGCGCCGACGACGTGATCGCCGCTCGGCTCGAGGCGAGCGGCGAGTTCGACGCGGCGAGCGGCGCCTTGTCGGTAAACGCCCAGGCCGAGCGGTTCGCGATTTCCGACTCGCTGATCGCGTGGTTGCCCGCCGCGATTCCCCTGGGCCTGGCGCCGAGCGAGCTGCGCGGCCTGCTGGACGGCGGCTTGAGCGTGTCGCGTCCCTCGTCCTCCGCCCCACTCGCGTGGCGAGCCAACTTCCGGGTGTCGCAAGGAACGATTCGCCACCCCCGGCTGGGAGCACCGATCACCGATCTGAGCATCGAGGGGGCGTGCGACAACCAGCGGCTGAGCGTCGCTCGGCTCGAGGGGCTGCTGGGCGACACCCACTTCGTGGCGGCCTGCAACCGGGAGGGCTGGTCGCTGTTCTCGCCCCTCGCCGCCCGCTGCCGCGTGGACGGGCTCGACCTCGACCGGCTACCCCGCCAGGGTCTCCCCGAGTCGGCCCAACGGCTGCTCGCCAGGTTCGACCCGCACGGCGTGGTCGACGTGACCGCGTCAGTGGCGTTCGACGGCGCCCGCTGGCGCCCCGAGGCGACGATCGATTGCCGCCGGGTGTCGTTCCGCGACGCCGAGAAATTCGACTACCGCCTGACCCAAGGAACCGGTCGGCTGACGGTCGCGCCCGATGAAACCAACGCGGCGCAATCGGTCGGCCCGCTCGGCTTGCCCCCCTGTCGCTTGGCGGCCGATCTGACCGCCCAGGTCGAGGGGCGTCCGGTTCAGATCCGCGCACAGTTGCACGGACTCGGCCTGCCGGGTCCCGCCGTCAAGCCGATGCCCGTCGGTTGGATCACGATCGACAGCGAGTCGACGCCGGTCACCCCCGCGGTGCTCGCCGCCCTGCCCGAGGACAAGGCGAAACTCGTGATCGAGTCGCTCCACCCCCGCGGCTGGGTCGACATCCACTGGCGCGCCGACCGCACCGGCGTCGATCAGGCGAAGCCCGACATCGCGCTCGACATGCGGCTCCGCGACTGCGAGCTCAGCTACGACCGGTTCCCTTACCCGTTGCAGCACGTCGACGGCGATCTGCGTCTCCGCGACGACGTTTGGGAGTTCACGGATCTCGAGAGCAAGGACGCCGCGGGCCGCAAGCTCGTGTCGTGCCACGGCGGGCTGGCGCCGAAGGACGACTCGCACCGGTTGATGCTCTACTTCCACGGCGAGACGATCCCGCTCGACGAACGGCTCCGCGCAGCGCTCCCCGAGGGGGTGCAGACGGCCTGGGCCGGGCTGTTGCCGCGCGGCCAAGTCGACTTCGCCGCCCACGTGTCGCACCTCGAGGGCGAACCGCGACCCGACATCCGCGTGTCGCTGCGTCCCGCGGGGCGCAGCGTGTCGATCGAGCCGGCGTTCTCCGATCGCTCGGCCCGCTACCGCCTCGACCAGGTCGACGGCCAGTTCGAGTGGTACAACGACGCGCTGACGATGACCGAGGTGAGGGCCGTGCACGGCGCGACTTCGTTCCGAACGAACGGCGCGTGGCAGGCGTTGCCCAACGGCGGCTGGCGGCTCCGTTTCGAGGGGCTCAGCGCGGACCGGCTGGCGTTCAATCACGACCTGATGCTCGCCGCTCCGGCGGGGCTGCGCGGGGTGATCGAGAGGCTCAAGCCGGTGGGGGGCTTCGGCCTCTCGGGCGGCGCGTTCGAGGCGGTCCAGGCGTCGAACGCCGCGCCGCAGCTCACCACATCGTGGGACATCGGCGTCGACTGCCATCAGGCGAACATCAACGCCGGCCTGCCGATCGAAGGCCTCTGCGGCACGGTGCGGCTGCGCGGCTCGAGCGACGGACGCCAGGTGAGCACCGGGGGCGATTTCGATTTCGACTCGCTGTTCTGGAACAACGTGCAGCTGACCGAAGCACGCGGCCTGTTGTGGGCCGATGGGGCGGAGTTCTTGATCGGCGAGGGCGCCGCCAACAAGCAGCGAATCGCTCCCGCCCCCGCCGCAACCGCCAAGGCGTACGGCGGCGAGCTGCGGCTCAACGCCCGACTGGAGCACGCCGGCCGACCGAAGTACGGCCTCGCCATGACGATCGAAGGCGCCGACCTCGCCCGCTTCGCCTCGGAGTACTTGCAGCGGCAGGAGTCGCTCACCGGGCGAGTCGACGGCCGGCTCGAACTGCGGGGCGACGGGCCGTCGATCTACGGCCTTGAGGGCCGCGGCGAGATGACGATCTCCGACGCCCAGGTCTACGAGCTGCCGCTGATGGTCAGCATGCTCAAGGTGCTGCGCAACCGCACGCCCGACGCCACGGCGTTCAACCGCTGCGAGTCGAAGTTCACGCTCCGGGGCGACGTGATCGAGTTCCAAGACCTCGACCTGCTGGGCGACGCGGTGAGCCTCTACGGCCGCGGCGAGGCCAAATTCGACCGCGAGCTGAACCTCGTGTTCCACAGCCTTGTCGGACGCAATGAGCTGGCGATACCGGTGCTGCGCAACTTCGTTGGGCAGGCCAGCGAACAGTTCTGGCGCGTTCGCGTGCTGGGCACCACCGACAAGCCCGATATCCGTCGTGAGACCTTGCCGGTGGTCGGCAACATGCTCGAGCAGATCCAGAACGACTTCCAGCCTTCGCCCCGGGGCGCCCCGGGAGCGGCGGCGCCCTACACGGCCGGGCCGGCCCCCGCGCGAGCCGCCCCCACCAGCCCAGGCAACTACGTGCAATAA